One genomic segment of Gemmatimonadaceae bacterium includes these proteins:
- a CDS encoding serine/threonine-protein kinase: MLGSKIAGYTVESEVGEGGTSAVYRAMHPTHGTVALKILREKLRYDRTAVARFVREAQYGARVQHPNVVRTIEIGESDTGLHFLAIEWASGQLLERYARQHAPLPIEEVAAVISQIGAAVHAAHQANIVHRDLKPENVMYDPDSKQVKLLDFGIATDTQTGADERLTRAGFFVGSLMYVAPEALSGELVTPAADQYSLATIAYYLLTRSLPYTAKAPREMFTQLLTLPPIPLNSAREKLRFSSALEATVMRALAKQPSNRYPDVMVFTKAFQESISGTVGDTPPESDEQDGGGILARVRGILRRS; this comes from the coding sequence TTGCTCGGCTCAAAGATAGCCGGCTATACCGTTGAGAGTGAGGTCGGCGAGGGCGGAACCTCGGCAGTCTATCGAGCCATGCATCCCACTCATGGCACAGTTGCGCTGAAGATCCTCCGAGAGAAACTACGCTACGATCGCACCGCTGTCGCCCGTTTCGTCAGGGAGGCGCAATACGGCGCTCGGGTCCAGCATCCAAACGTCGTCCGAACTATTGAAATCGGAGAATCGGATACCGGTCTCCACTTTCTGGCAATCGAGTGGGCCAGCGGACAGCTACTGGAAAGGTATGCACGGCAGCACGCTCCTCTTCCGATCGAAGAGGTGGCTGCGGTCATTTCCCAGATCGGCGCGGCCGTACACGCTGCGCATCAGGCCAATATTGTCCACCGAGATCTGAAGCCCGAGAATGTCATGTACGATCCCGACAGCAAGCAGGTCAAACTGCTTGATTTCGGGATCGCGACTGACACTCAAACCGGTGCAGACGAAAGGCTGACGAGAGCAGGGTTTTTCGTAGGTTCCCTGATGTATGTAGCGCCTGAAGCACTTTCGGGCGAGCTCGTGACACCGGCTGCAGATCAATACAGTCTTGCAACGATCGCATACTATCTGCTCACGAGATCACTGCCATATACCGCTAAAGCTCCGAGGGAGATGTTCACTCAGCTGTTGACGCTCCCTCCCATTCCGCTGAACTCGGCTCGAGAGAAACTCAGGTTCAGCTCGGCGCTTGAAGCTACCGTGATGCGTGCACTGGCTAAACAGCCGTCGAACCGATACCCGGATGTGATGGTTTTCACCAAGGCGTTTCAGGAATCGATTTCAGGCACTGTTGGAGATACCCCGCCAGAGTCCGATGAGCAGGATGGAGGTGGTATCCTAGCCCGCGTTCGAGGAATACTGCGGCGGAGCTAA